In Blastopirellula sediminis, the following proteins share a genomic window:
- a CDS encoding flagellar biosynthetic protein FliR — protein MESLPLLEPTLHQLFIFVTVLTRVSGMLATAPMFGSSYAPMKVKAFLAVTISMMITGLFWGEKFPTPDHWMSYLVVLGGELFIGISFGLGVRILFAGVQITGQMLGQIGGLSVADVFNPAFDDNVPMLSVLFDMVVVAMFFCLGGHRFMIGALLSTFADVPPGVGLASPEVVDVLVMTLSKSFMLGVQAAAPGTVALMIGILVMGLISRTLPQLNLIAVGFSLNSMLLMLFVFLTVGAMGWLFQDQLEPTVTSIREMVVNRHVMFPK, from the coding sequence ATGGAAAGCTTGCCCCTTTTAGAACCGACGCTCCATCAGCTGTTCATCTTCGTCACCGTGTTGACGCGGGTGAGCGGCATGTTGGCGACTGCGCCGATGTTCGGGTCAAGTTACGCTCCGATGAAGGTCAAGGCCTTCCTGGCGGTCACCATTTCGATGATGATCACCGGGCTCTTTTGGGGCGAAAAGTTTCCGACGCCTGATCACTGGATGAGCTATCTGGTGGTGCTCGGCGGCGAACTTTTTATCGGCATCTCGTTCGGCCTCGGCGTGCGGATTCTCTTCGCCGGCGTCCAGATCACCGGTCAGATGCTGGGGCAGATCGGCGGTTTGTCGGTCGCCGACGTCTTCAATCCTGCGTTTGACGACAACGTCCCGATGCTGTCGGTCTTGTTCGACATGGTCGTGGTGGCGATGTTCTTCTGTCTCGGCGGGCACCGGTTCATGATCGGCGCTTTGCTTTCGACTTTTGCAGACGTACCGCCGGGCGTCGGACTCGCCTCGCCGGAAGTGGTCGACGTGCTGGTGATGACGTTGTCGAAAAGTTTTATGCTCGGCGTGCAAGCCGCGGCGCCAGGGACGGTCGCGCTGATGATCGGCATCCTGGTGATGGGGCTGATCAGCCGAACGCTGCCGCAATTGAACTTGATCGCCGTCGGTTTCAGCTTGAACTCGATGCTGCTGATGCTGTTCGTCTTTCTGACGGTCGGAGCGATGGGGTGGTTGTTTCAGGATCAACTGGAGCCGACCGTCACCTCGATTCGCGAAATGGTCGTCAATCGCCACGTCATGTTTCCAAAGTAG
- the flhB gene encoding flagellar biosynthesis protein FlhB: MAEQDDDKSEDPTQHRRDEARKQGQVTKSQDLISAGMLVIALGVIMFFSQSLFNYFGDFTRDKLSAVPPLQVSFQWVMNENGTALYRLAVVLVPILLLMMVAGVALNLMQTGFLFLPEKLSFDIQRINPISGFQRLFALANFVRFGFGIIKVLIVSVVAAVSIYYDMPTILGLAELSPGEIASFLLMTAFWTSMKIGAALLILALMDYAFQWWKHEQDLKMTKQEVREEMKSLQGDPQLIARRRQVARQLAMSRMGSDIPKADFVVTNPTELAIALKYDPYKMAAPIVLAKGAGLVAQRIRRIALENDVPIVERKELARALYRDAEVNQAIPAEQYAAVAEVLKYVYELKGKTLPTLDELKEHDRRNAA, translated from the coding sequence ATGGCCGAGCAGGATGATGACAAATCAGAAGATCCGACCCAGCACCGTCGCGACGAGGCGCGGAAGCAGGGGCAGGTCACCAAGAGCCAGGACCTGATCTCGGCCGGCATGCTGGTGATCGCGCTCGGCGTGATCATGTTCTTCTCGCAGTCGCTGTTCAATTACTTCGGCGACTTCACCCGCGACAAACTCAGCGCCGTGCCGCCGCTGCAAGTCAGCTTTCAGTGGGTAATGAACGAAAACGGAACTGCTCTCTATCGCCTGGCAGTCGTGCTCGTGCCGATCCTGCTCTTGATGATGGTCGCCGGCGTTGCGCTCAACCTGATGCAGACCGGCTTTTTGTTTCTGCCGGAGAAGCTGTCGTTCGACATCCAACGTATCAATCCAATTTCCGGGTTCCAGCGACTCTTTGCGCTGGCCAACTTCGTCCGGTTTGGGTTCGGCATCATCAAGGTGTTGATCGTCTCGGTGGTCGCCGCGGTTAGCATCTACTATGACATGCCGACGATCCTGGGACTTGCCGAGCTCTCGCCCGGTGAGATCGCCAGTTTTCTGCTGATGACCGCCTTTTGGACGTCGATGAAGATCGGCGCCGCTCTCTTGATCTTGGCGCTGATGGACTACGCTTTCCAATGGTGGAAGCATGAGCAAGATCTGAAGATGACGAAGCAGGAAGTCCGCGAAGAAATGAAGTCGTTGCAGGGGGATCCGCAGTTGATCGCTCGCCGTCGTCAGGTCGCGCGACAGTTGGCGATGAGCCGAATGGGGAGCGACATCCCGAAAGCCGACTTCGTGGTGACCAACCCGACCGAACTGGCGATCGCCCTGAAGTACGATCCGTACAAGATGGCGGCGCCGATCGTGCTGGCCAAAGGCGCCGGCCTGGTCGCCCAGCGAATTCGCCGCATCGCGCTGGAAAATGACGTGCCGATCGTCGAGCGCAAAGAACTGGCCCGCGCTCTCTACCGCGACGCCGAAGTGAACCAGGCGATCCCCGCCGAACAATACGCGGCGGTCGCCGAAGTGTTGAAGTACGTCTACGAACTGAAGGGCAAGACGCTGCCGACGCTGGACGAACTGAAGGAGCACGACCGGCGGAACGCGGCGTAG
- a CDS encoding RNA ligase family protein, with amino-acid sequence MLHYPKIPGSKNAPLQRCIAFEKYDGANLHWDWDRDFGWHAFGTRRDAFNLTDEGIAQFCERHAHLHECVSVFWRSLAEPLEKIFRDHADYRNVQSFQAFTEFLGPNSFAGLHQEADPKELRLFDVSLESTGLIAPGRFVTDFAALPIARVVYQGRLTGRFAEDVREGKYGVDEGVICKGGGEGTDLWMVKIKTYAYLQKLKQAFADRWEEYWE; translated from the coding sequence ATGCTCCACTACCCCAAAATCCCCGGCAGCAAGAACGCGCCGCTCCAGCGCTGCATCGCCTTTGAAAAGTATGACGGCGCCAATCTCCACTGGGATTGGGATCGCGACTTCGGTTGGCATGCGTTTGGGACTCGCCGCGATGCGTTTAATCTGACCGACGAGGGGATCGCCCAGTTTTGCGAGCGGCATGCGCACTTGCACGAGTGCGTCAGCGTCTTTTGGCGCTCGCTGGCGGAACCGCTCGAAAAGATCTTCCGCGATCACGCTGACTATCGCAACGTGCAAAGCTTCCAGGCCTTCACCGAGTTCCTCGGGCCGAACTCGTTCGCCGGGCTTCATCAGGAAGCGGACCCGAAAGAGCTCCGGCTGTTTGACGTTTCGTTGGAGTCGACCGGCCTGATTGCGCCTGGTCGGTTTGTAACGGATTTTGCGGCGCTGCCGATCGCTCGCGTCGTCTATCAGGGACGACTGACCGGCAGATTTGCCGAAGATGTTCGTGAAGGAAAGTATGGCGTCGACGAAGGGGTGATCTGCAAAGGAGGGGGCGAGGGAACTGATCTTTGGATGGTCAAAATCAAGACCTATGCTTATCTGCAGAAATTGAAGCAAGCCTTCGCCGACCGCTGGGAAGAGTACTGGGAATGA
- a CDS encoding MGH1-like glycoside hydrolase domain-containing protein, with amino-acid sequence MPEAEWERLAAESDREGSSNWKRWGPYLSERQWGTVRESAAEEDPWLNFTYEEAIWRTYRWGEDGILGICDRQCRLCFGLALWNENDPILKERLFGLTGPEGNHGEDVKEAYYYLDSTPTHSYLKGLYKYPHAEYPYKRLREENAARNRTQPEFELTDTGLFDEGRYFDVQVEYAKASSEDILIRVTISNRGPDAAPLHFLPTWWFRNTWAWGPTLEKPKQKPILTQSGDDELLAKHETLGEMQIYADAGPDGESPEWMFTENETNSWRFEDPNSRRPSCKDAFHLAVVDGIEGVVNPTPSGTKATAYYKCVIPGGESVQFRMRMSAKEQSPVTPFGASFEDAFEQRTDEADRFAKSLVGPGLSSDEEMILRQANAGLLWTKQFYHYVIPRWLENNGNGKKRRKSDQQPGAPSKRNADWGHLYNKNVISMPDKWEYPWYAAWDSAFHFIPFAKIDPYFAKEQAILFLREWYMHPNGQLPAYEWNFSDVNPPVHAWACWRIYQMTASNGDRDRVFLERVFQKLLLNFTWWVNRKDIRGKHVFSGGFLGLDNVGIFDRSKPLPTGGHLEQADGTAWMAYFCSSMLSIAFELADGNPAYEDMASKFFEHYVSIAEAMNSLDGTGLWDEEDGFYYDHLHIDGRNIPLKIRSIVGLIPLLTVDVIDDRTMDKLPAFRKRMDWFLNFRPDLSKSMTYMEGNTQEDGQGRKLLAIPTRERLLRMLRYLLDEDEFLSPYGVRSLSKYHLEHPFEYELNGERLCVQYQPAESDSWLFGGNSNWRGPIWFPLNYLIIEALERYYQFYGKSLRVECPARSGRYMDLQEVADEIRKRLSRLFLADSEGGRPSYCRSDRLLNDPHWRELVLFYEYFDAETGKGLGASHQTGWTALIAPILGSLAQHRSAAETKEPKKKRVKAAGEPV; translated from the coding sequence ATGCCGGAAGCGGAATGGGAACGGTTAGCCGCGGAGTCGGACCGAGAGGGAAGCTCGAACTGGAAACGTTGGGGACCTTATCTCTCGGAACGTCAGTGGGGAACGGTCCGTGAAAGTGCTGCGGAAGAAGATCCGTGGCTCAATTTCACCTATGAAGAGGCGATCTGGCGAACCTACCGCTGGGGGGAAGATGGCATTCTGGGGATCTGCGATCGCCAGTGTCGTCTTTGTTTCGGACTCGCCCTCTGGAACGAGAACGACCCGATCCTGAAGGAGCGGCTCTTTGGTCTAACCGGGCCGGAAGGGAATCATGGCGAGGACGTCAAAGAGGCGTACTACTACCTCGACTCGACCCCGACCCACTCCTACCTGAAGGGGCTCTACAAATATCCGCACGCCGAGTACCCCTACAAGCGGCTTCGCGAAGAGAACGCGGCCCGCAATCGAACCCAGCCGGAGTTTGAACTGACCGACACTGGGCTGTTCGACGAAGGACGCTATTTCGACGTCCAGGTCGAATACGCCAAAGCGTCGTCCGAAGACATCCTGATTCGGGTCACCATTTCCAATCGCGGCCCTGACGCCGCGCCGCTCCACTTTTTGCCGACCTGGTGGTTCCGCAATACGTGGGCCTGGGGACCGACCCTGGAGAAACCAAAACAAAAGCCGATCCTGACGCAGAGCGGCGACGATGAACTGCTCGCCAAGCATGAGACGCTGGGCGAAATGCAGATCTACGCCGACGCCGGTCCTGACGGCGAGTCGCCCGAGTGGATGTTCACCGAGAACGAAACGAACTCGTGGCGATTTGAAGATCCGAACAGCCGTCGTCCTTCGTGCAAAGACGCGTTTCACCTGGCGGTGGTCGACGGAATTGAAGGAGTCGTCAATCCGACTCCCAGCGGCACCAAAGCGACCGCTTACTACAAATGCGTGATTCCGGGCGGCGAGTCGGTCCAGTTCCGCATGCGGATGTCGGCGAAAGAGCAATCGCCGGTAACGCCGTTCGGCGCCAGTTTTGAAGACGCCTTCGAGCAGCGAACGGACGAAGCCGATCGTTTCGCCAAGTCGCTGGTCGGGCCCGGACTGTCGAGCGACGAAGAGATGATCCTGCGTCAAGCGAACGCCGGGCTACTCTGGACCAAGCAGTTCTATCACTACGTCATTCCGCGCTGGCTTGAAAACAACGGCAACGGCAAGAAACGCCGCAAGAGCGATCAGCAGCCGGGGGCGCCCAGCAAGCGAAACGCCGACTGGGGACACTTGTACAACAAGAACGTCATCTCGATGCCCGACAAGTGGGAATATCCCTGGTACGCGGCATGGGACTCGGCGTTTCACTTTATTCCGTTCGCCAAGATCGATCCCTACTTCGCGAAAGAGCAGGCGATCCTGTTCCTCCGCGAATGGTACATGCATCCGAACGGTCAGCTGCCCGCCTACGAATGGAACTTCAGCGACGTGAACCCGCCGGTTCATGCGTGGGCGTGTTGGCGCATTTATCAAATGACCGCCTCCAATGGCGATCGCGATCGGGTCTTCCTCGAACGCGTCTTCCAGAAGCTGCTCCTCAACTTCACCTGGTGGGTCAATCGCAAAGACATTCGCGGCAAGCATGTTTTCAGCGGTGGGTTCTTGGGGCTTGATAACGTCGGGATCTTCGATCGCTCGAAGCCGCTGCCGACCGGCGGGCACTTGGAGCAAGCGGACGGCACCGCGTGGATGGCCTACTTCTGCAGCAGCATGTTGTCGATCGCCTTCGAGTTGGCCGACGGCAATCCGGCCTACGAAGACATGGCGTCCAAGTTCTTCGAGCACTACGTCTCGATCGCCGAAGCGATGAACTCGCTGGACGGGACCGGGCTGTGGGACGAAGAGGATGGCTTCTACTACGATCACCTCCACATCGACGGCCGCAACATTCCGCTCAAGATCCGCTCGATCGTCGGCTTGATTCCGCTGCTGACGGTCGACGTTATTGATGATCGGACGATGGATAAGCTCCCCGCCTTCCGGAAGCGGATGGACTGGTTCCTCAACTTCCGTCCTGACCTCAGTAAGTCGATGACTTACATGGAAGGGAACACGCAAGAAGACGGTCAGGGACGCAAGCTGCTCGCGATTCCGACCAGGGAACGCTTGCTCCGCATGCTCCGTTATCTGCTCGACGAGGATGAATTCCTTTCGCCGTACGGCGTCCGTTCTCTCTCAAAGTATCACCTCGAGCATCCGTTCGAATACGAGCTGAACGGCGAACGGCTCTGCGTGCAGTACCAGCCGGCCGAGTCCGACAGCTGGCTCTTCGGCGGCAACTCGAACTGGCGCGGCCCGATCTGGTTCCCGCTCAACTACCTGATCATCGAAGCGCTGGAGCGCTACTACCAGTTCTACGGCAAGTCGTTGCGGGTCGAATGTCCGGCTCGCTCCGGCCGCTACATGGATCTGCAGGAAGTGGCGGACGAAATCCGCAAGCGACTTTCGCGGCTCTTCCTGGCCGACTCCGAAGGGGGACGTCCCAGCTATTGCCGCAGCGATCGCTTGCTCAACGATCCGCACTGGCGCGAGCTGGTGCTGTTCTACGAGTACTTCGACGCCGAAACCGGCAAGGGACTTGGCGCCAGTCATCAAACCGGCTGGACCGCCCTGATCGCGCCGATCTTGGGATCGTTGGCTCAGCATCGCAGCGCCGCTGAGACGAAAGAGCCGAAGAAGAAACGCGTGAAAGCGGCAGGCGAGCCGGTCTAG